The stretch of DNA CCGCTACGGGTTTTGACCATGACTCACGATCCTCATTCCGACCCGCAGCCGATGCTCGACCAGGCGGAAGTGCCTGCGCTGAGCGAGGAGGTGCAGCAGCAGATCGGACGCAAGCTGCGCCTGCTCTATGAACAGCTCGAGGCCGA from Rhizobiales bacterium GAS188 encodes:
- a CDS encoding hypothetical protein (partial gene) — translated: PLRVLTMTHDPHSDPQPMLDQAEVPALSEEVQQQIGRKLRLLYEQLEAEPIPDRFVELLRALAEKESKPT